A genomic segment from Marmota flaviventris isolate mMarFla1 chromosome 7, mMarFla1.hap1, whole genome shotgun sequence encodes:
- the Cxcl10 gene encoding C-X-C motif chemokine 10 — MNQSAVFIFCLIFLTLSGTQGMPLSRTTRCNCIQISNRSVNPKSLEKLELIPASESCPRVEIIATMKKSGEKRCLNPESKAIKNLLKALRNERSKRSS; from the exons ATGAACCAAagtgctgtttttattttctgcctcATCTTTCTTACTCTCAGTGGAACTCAAG GAATGCCTCTCTCAAGAACAACACGCTGCAACTGCATCCAGATTAGTAATCGATCTGTTAATCCAAAATCATTAGAAAAACTTGAACTTATTCCTGCAAGTGAATCTTGTCCACGTGTTGAGATCAT TGCCACAATGAAAAAGAGCGGGGAGAAGAGATGTCTGAATCCAGAATCTAAAGCCATCAAGAATTTACTGAAAGCACTTAGGAATGAAAG GTCTAAAAGATCATCTTGA
- the Cxcl11 gene encoding C-X-C motif chemokine 11 isoform X1, giving the protein MNVKGMAIVLAVIVCARITEGFPMFKGGRCLCIGPGVKAVKFTEIEKASVIYPSNSCNKTEVIITLKAHKGQRCLNPRSKQASFIIKQVERKNFLKYRNK; this is encoded by the exons atgaaTGTGAAGGGCATGGCTATCGTCTTGGCTGTGATAGTCTGTGCTAGGATTACTGAAG GCTTTCCTATGTTCAAAGGGGGACGTTGTCTTTGTATAGGCCCCGGAGTAAAAGCAGTGAAATTTACAGAAATTGAGAAAGCCTCTGTCATCTACCCAAGTAACAGCTGTAACAAAACTGAAGTGAT TATTACCTTGAAAGCACATAAAGGACAACGATGTCTGAATCCCAGATCAAAGCAAGCAAGCTTTATAATCAAG CAAgttgaaagaaagaattttttaaaatatcgaAACAAATGA
- the Cxcl11 gene encoding C-X-C motif chemokine 11 isoform X2, with protein sequence MNVKGMAIVLAVIVCARITEGFPMFKGGRCLCIGPGVKAVKFTEIEKASVIYPSNSCNKTEVIITLKAHKGQRCLNPRSKQASFIIKLKERIF encoded by the exons atgaaTGTGAAGGGCATGGCTATCGTCTTGGCTGTGATAGTCTGTGCTAGGATTACTGAAG GCTTTCCTATGTTCAAAGGGGGACGTTGTCTTTGTATAGGCCCCGGAGTAAAAGCAGTGAAATTTACAGAAATTGAGAAAGCCTCTGTCATCTACCCAAGTAACAGCTGTAACAAAACTGAAGTGAT TATTACCTTGAAAGCACATAAAGGACAACGATGTCTGAATCCCAGATCAAAGCAAGCAAGCTTTATAATCAAG ttgaaagaaagaattttttaa